One genomic region from Camarhynchus parvulus unplaced genomic scaffold, STF_HiC, whole genome shotgun sequence encodes:
- the LOC115916980 gene encoding CCR4-NOT transcription complex subunit 3-like has product MPNAPLHLGERELLLGPGGAAPSSGGSGGAPGGSLGEVSIPLSLGVCPLGPLPLPKEQLYQQALQEPAWHHMPHPSDSERIRQYLPRNPCPTPPYHHQLPPPHSDTVEFYQRLSTETLFFIFYYLEGTKAQYLAAKALKKQSWRFHTKYMMWFQRHEEPKTITDEFEQGTYIYFDYEKWGQRKKEGFTFEYRYLEDRDLQ; this is encoded by the exons ATGCCTAATGCCCCCCTGCACCTCGGCGAGAGAG agctgctgctgggccccGGGGGCGCCGCCCCGAgctcggggggctccgggggggctccgggggggtCGCTGGGCGAGGTGAGCATCCCCCTCTCGCTGGGGGTCTGTCCCCTGggccccctgcccctgcccaagGAGCAGCTGTACCAGCAGGCGCTGCAGGAGCCCGCCTGGCACCACATGCCGCACCCGTCCGACTCCGAGAGGATCAG GCAGTACCTGCCCCGCAACCCCTGCCCCACCCCCCCCTACCACCACCAGCTGCCCCCCCCCCACTCGGACACCGTGGAGTTCTACCAGCGCCTGAGCACCGAGAccctcttcttcatcttctaCTACCTGGAG GGCACCAAGGCTCAGTACCTGGCGGCCAAGGCCCTGAAGAAGCAATCGTGGCGCTTCCACACCAAGTACATGATGTGGTTCCAGAGGCACGAGGAGCCCAAAACCATCACGGACGAGTTCGAGCAG ggCACTTACATTTACTTCGACTACGAGAAGTGGGGGCAGCGCAAGAAGGAAGGATTCACCTTCGAGTACCGATACCTGGAGGACCGAGACCTGCAGTga
- the LENG1 gene encoding leukocyte receptor cluster member 1, protein MNILPKKSWHVRNKDNVARVRRDEAAAEVERRKRDARALRAEQEVRTELLRKRARVGGRSPSPPAPPVLFPPPEEAPNREHEAEKRREQERRERALGVLTYLGQSAAEAQTCPPWYLQPPRKAGEGSREVQGARKAVLDPLQDMRKGLHRAPSPTKPPQPRQQSPPRAPPERGGAGGLAELRRQRRAREAAEAARSRELLRGLREPRGDPREPRDPRDPERQRPYNSQFHPRLARGATKFN, encoded by the exons atgaaCATCCTTCCGAAGAAATCGTGGCATGTGCGGAACAAGGACAATGTGGCGCGCGTGCGGCGGGACGAGGCGGCGGCCGAGGTGGAACGGAGGAAACGGGACGCGCGCGCGCTGCGGGCGGAGCAGGAG GTGCGCACCGAGCTCCTGCGGAAGCGGGCGCGGGTCGGGGGTCGCAGCCCctcccccccggccccccccgtGCTGTTCCCGCCCCCCGAGGAGGCCCCGAACCGCGAGCACGAGGCTGAAAAAAGGCGGGAACAG gAACGCCGGGAACGGGCCCTGGGGGTCCTGACCTACCTGGGCCAGAGCGCGGCCGAGGCGCAGACCTGCCCCCCCTGGTACCTGCAGCCCCCGCGAaaagctggggaggggtcccgggaGGTGCAGGGGGCGCGCAAGGCCGTGCTGGACCCGCTGCAGGACATGAGGAAGGGGCTGCAccgagcccccagccccaccaaaCCCCCCCAGCCTCGGCAACAGAgccccccccgagcccccccggAGAGGGGCGGGGCAGGAGG GCTGGCGGAGctgcggcggcagcgccgggcgcGGGAGGCGGCGGAGGCGGCGCGGAGCCGGGAGCTGCtccgggggctgcgggagccgcgcggggacccccgggagccccgagacccccgggaccccgAGCGGCAGCGGCCCTACAACAGCCAGTTCCACCCGCGGCTGGCACGGGGGGCCACAAAGTTCAACTGA
- the MBOAT7 gene encoding LOW QUALITY PROTEIN: lysophospholipid acyltransferase 7 (The sequence of the model RefSeq protein was modified relative to this genomic sequence to represent the inferred CDS: deleted 1 base in 1 codon) yields MNREELTYLGVLLGSIPVGFVLKERGPRWRQFGGAAVGPGLALLTCGPHLLHSLGTVLGTWAILTCLPRHAGGAALLWVLGYLLFFRTPWVWGLPEPPPYANALQLLVTLKMASLASDVQELREAELKGVTSEETRLLIGSLRRVPSLIDILCYSYCYLGLLTGPFYRLGTYLDWVWGPPGPPALRRLLSHVRWPAGVLGVLVGRAWPARAVLEPEFGARPWAARLAHMVPVFLALRLRLYVGWLCAEGGCVAAGLGAYPKSARAKPGQGPTVPWERPKTCADIPDDQWDFESIRTVDPWGTEVGRRFRGGLRRWNMTVQWWLAAYVHRRGPRNYPMLRNAWTMLASAYWHGLHGGQYLSFLTVPLWLAAEAAAEGALLGYFGVPLENLGGWKGSALRGAQWFLKMRAFEYLSMGFVLREAAATLRFWASVHFCLHLVPLLILLTAAAAGKGREKGRGKGREEGRGKGREEREVEAGTGDAQDPQGPEEDL; encoded by the exons ATGAACCGAGAGGAGCTGACGTACCTGGGCGTGCTGCTGGGCTCCATCCCCGTGGGCTTCGTGCTCAAGGAGCGCG GCCCGCGCTGGCGCCAGTTCGGGGGGGCCGCggtggggccggggctggcgCTGCTCACCTGCGGCCCCCACCTGCTGCACTCGCTGGGCACCGTGCTGGGCACCTGGGCCAtcctcacctgcctgcccag GCACGCCGGGGGGGCCGCCCTGCTCTGGGTGTTGGGGTACCTGCTGTTCTTCCGCACGCCCTGGGTCTGGGGGCTGCCCGAGCCCCCCCCCTACGCCAACGCCCTGCAGCTGCTCGTCACCCTCAAG ATGGCCAGCCTGGCCAGTGACGTGCAGGAGCTGCGGGAGGCGGAGCTTAAGGGGGTGACATCAGAGGAGACACGGCTGCTGATTGGCTCGCTGAGGCGCGTGCCGAGTTTGATTGACATCCTGTGCTACAGCTACTGCTACCTGGGGCTGCTTACAG GTCCCTTCTACCGCCTGGGCACGTACCTGGACTGGGTGTGGGGTCCCCCCGGTCCCCCCGCCCTGCGCCGGCTGCTGTCCCACGTGCGCTGG CCCgctggggtcctgggggtgctggtgggcCGGGCGTGGCCGGCCAGGGCCGTGCTGGAGCCCGAGTTCGGTGCCCGGCCCTGGGCTGCCCGGCTGGCGCACATGGTGCCCGTGTTCCTGGCGCTGCGCCTGCGCCTCTACGTGGGCTGGCTCTGCGCCGAGGGCGGCTGCGTggccgcggggctgggggcgtACCCCAAATCCGCCAGGGCCAAACCGGGACAGGGACCCACGGTGCCATGGGAGCGCCCCAAAAC gtgtgccgATATCCCCGATGACCAATGGGATTTCGAGTCCATCCGCACCGTGGATCCCTGGGGCACCGAGGTCGGCCGGAGGTTCCGGGGCGGCCTCAGGCGCTGGAACATGACGGTGCAATGGTGGCTGGCGGCGTACGTGCACCGCCGGGGACCCCGAAACTACCCCATGCTCag GAACGCCTGGACCATGCTGGCCTCAGCCTACTGGCACGGGCTGCACGGGGGGCAGTACCTGTCCTTCCTCACCGTGCCCCTCTGGCTGGCAGccgaggcagcagctgagggggcCCTGTTGGGCTATTTCGGGGTCCCcctggagaatttggggggctGGAAGGGCTCGGCGCTGCGGGGAGCGCAGTGGTTCCTCAAAATGAGAGCGTTCGAGTACCTGAGCATGGGATTTGTGCTGAGAGAAGCGGCGGCCACGCTGCGTTTCTGGGCCTCGGTGCATTTCTGCCTCCATCTTGTgcctctcctcatcctcctcacggcggcggcggcgggaaaAGGGCGGGAAAAGGGGCGGGGAAAAGGGCGGGAAGAGGGCCGGGGAAAAGGGCGGGAAGAGCGTGAGGTAGAGGCGGGGACGGGGGACGcgcag GATCCCCAAGGCCCTGAGGAGGATCTTTGA
- the TSEN34 gene encoding tRNA-splicing endonuclease subunit Sen34 isoform X2: MAAGPEGVPGVCGGGEGSETPGTPPDALTERPRVRRHRGRFLVWAPRAARALRERHRVWGALVGTPPRRGRAGAGAAGPRLPLELSPEEARALRESGGATVEPVDEAEAEPEETPPGPPSLFHAGAVALCPCSSQAQPLGALLAAARLGTSVRKSLLLCSAPPGGAMAVTALTWRADLT, encoded by the exons ATGGCGGCGGGGCCtgagggggtcccgggggtctgcgggggcggggagggctcagagacccccgggacccccccggacGCCCTCACGGAGCGGCCCCGGGTGCGGCGGCACCGCGGGCGGTTCCTGGTGTGGGCCCCGAGGGCGGCGCGGGCGCTGCGGGAGCGGCACCGCGTGTGGGGGGCGCTGGTCGGGACCCCCCCGCGCCGCGGCCGCGccggagcgggagcggcggggccgcggctgcCGCTGGAGCTCAGTCCGGAGGAGGCGCGGGCGCTCCGGGAGAGCGGCGGAGCCACCGTGGAGCCG gtTGACGAGGCCGAAGCGGAGCCCGAGGAGACCCCGCCAG GCCCCCCCTCGCTGTTCCACGCAGGCGCAGTGGCgctgtgtccctgcagttcCCAGGCGCAGCCGCTGGGGGCGCTGCTGGCGGCCGCGCGCCTGGGCACGAGCGTGCGCAAAtcgctgctgctctgctccgcCCCGCCAGGGGGCGCCATGGCGGTCACCGCGCTCACGTGGCGCGCCGACCTCACGTGA
- the TSEN34 gene encoding tRNA-splicing endonuclease subunit Sen34 isoform X1: MAAGPEGVPGVCGGGEGSETPGTPPDALTERPRVRRHRGRFLVWAPRAARALRERHRVWGALVGTPPRRGRAGAGAAGPRLPLELSPEEARALRESGGATVEPVDEAEAEPEETPPEPSRPSSPSERRFRVFRELWGRGLHVTPGGKFGGDFLVYPGPPSLFHAGAVALCPCSSQAQPLGALLAAARLGTSVRKSLLLCSAPPGGAMAVTALTWRADLT, translated from the exons ATGGCGGCGGGGCCtgagggggtcccgggggtctgcgggggcggggagggctcagagacccccgggacccccccggacGCCCTCACGGAGCGGCCCCGGGTGCGGCGGCACCGCGGGCGGTTCCTGGTGTGGGCCCCGAGGGCGGCGCGGGCGCTGCGGGAGCGGCACCGCGTGTGGGGGGCGCTGGTCGGGACCCCCCCGCGCCGCGGCCGCGccggagcgggagcggcggggccgcggctgcCGCTGGAGCTCAGTCCGGAGGAGGCGCGGGCGCTCCGGGAGAGCGGCGGAGCCACCGTGGAGCCG gtTGACGAGGCCGAAGCGGAGCCCGAGGAGACCCCGCCAG AGCCGTCCCGCCCCTCCTCCCCCTCCGAACGCCGCTTCCGGGTCTTCCGCGAGCTGTGGGGGCGGGGCCTGCACGTGACCCCCGGCGGGAAATTCGGGGGCGACTTCCTGGTGTACCCCG GCCCCCCCTCGCTGTTCCACGCAGGCGCAGTGGCgctgtgtccctgcagttcCCAGGCGCAGCCGCTGGGGGCGCTGCTGGCGGCCGCGCGCCTGGGCACGAGCGTGCGCAAAtcgctgctgctctgctccgcCCCGCCAGGGGGCGCCATGGCGGTCACCGCGCTCACGTGGCGCGCCGACCTCACGTGA